A window of Juglans regia cultivar Chandler chromosome 7, Walnut 2.0, whole genome shotgun sequence contains these coding sequences:
- the LOC108994983 gene encoding S-adenosylmethionine decarboxylase proenzyme 4 — MAVSGFEGFEKRLELQFFGDDPAILTDMGLRQLEFESLEQVLHAVQCTVVSAVGNPYFDAYVLSESSLFVYPTKIIIKTCGTTQLLKSIRPLLHKARHLGLTLCSCRYTRGSFIFPMAQPFPHTSFKEEVIYLEESLPSNLCYRKASVMPSKVSSHSWHVFTASDEARMVISPHVPDVLYTLEICMTELDRVLSRKFFKRPGDDKTGDTAGKEMTQLTGIGDINPGALICDFAFDPCGYSMNGVIDGDRYSTIHVTPEDGYSYASFECVGSIYDDHDDVVRVLKKVVQVFRPATMSVSTTCTSHEVWTKVATALEPLGLKCRSCTMDEFPAAGSVVFQTFTTRRK, encoded by the coding sequence ATGGCCGTCTCTGGTTTTGAAGGCTTTGAAAAGCGCCTAGAGCTCCAGTTCTTTGGGGATGACCCTGCAATACTGACGGACATGGGTCTTAGGCAGCTCGAGTTTGAGTCACTAGAACAAGTCCTGCATGCTGTGCAATGCACCGTGGTCTCGGCTGTGGGTAACCCCTACTTCGATGCCTATGTGTTATCAGAGTCCAGCCTCTTCGTCTACCCCACAAAGATCATCATCAAGACCTGTGGGACCACCCAGCTCCTCAAATCCATCCGTCCATTGCTTCACAAAGCTCGCCACCTTGGCCTCACTCTTTGCTCCTGCCGCTACACTAGGGGTAGTTTTATCTTTCCCATGGCACAGCCCTTTCCCCACACCAGCTTCAAGGAAGAAGTTATATATCTGGAAGAGAGCCTCCCTAGCAATCTTTGCTATAGAAAAGCCTCGGTTATGCCTTCCAAAGTCAGCTCCCATTCTTGGCACGTTTTCACTGCTAGTGATGAGGCTCGCATGGTGATCAGCCCGCATGTTCCCGACGTGTTATACACACTCGAAATCTGTATGACCGAGCTCGACCGCGTCCTCTCTCGCAAATTCTTTAAGCGTCCCGGGGATGATAAGACCGGCGACACGGCCGGGAAAGAGATGACCCAGCTGACGGGTATTGGAGACATTAACCCCGGTGCTCTTATTTGTGATTTTGCATTTGATCCATGCGGCTACTCCATGAACGGTGTTATTGATGGTGACCGCTACTCCACCATTCACGTAACCCCAGAGGATGGTTACAGCTACGCCAGCTTCGAGTGCGTCGGGTCCATTTACGATGATCATGACGATGTTGTCAGAGTTTTGAAGAAGGTGGTGCAAGTATTCCGGCCGGCAACCATGTCAGTATCGACTACATGCACAAGCCATGAGGTGTGGACAAAGGTGGCAACCGCACTCGAGCCCCTTGGATTGAAATGCCGGAGTTGCACAATGGATGAGTTCCCTGCGGCCGGGAGTGTGGTGTTTCAAACGTTTACGACTCGCCGGAAGTAA